The nucleotide window GGTAATATATTTCTTATAGGGAACAGTCAAACAGCTACCGGTTCTCCATTTATCTTAAAGTATAATGCGCAGGGAGATTTATTATGGACAGCGAGTTCTACTATTAACAGAAGTGGATTTTTTGCCGGTTTTGTAGATAAACCCGGAAATATTTATGTAACAGGTTACTGTAGAGACTCTAATAATTACTCTTTTGATTATTTAACGATTAAATTTAACAATGCAGGAATCCAGCAATGGGCTAAGAGATATAACGGACCAGGTGACGATTATGATATAGCTGTAAGTGTAAAAGCCGATGACGAAGGGTATTGTTATATAACAGGTTCTGTAGCTATTGAAGGTCATGCCGGTACATCAGGAACAATAAAGTATGCTCCAAACGGCGATACTGTTTGGACTAGATTATATTCACTGGATACAACAGACCAGTATGGCGGGGAATATTTAGAGATAGACGGTGATGGTAATGTTTATGTAACGGGTTGGGGACATAGCTTAACTGATTTTCAAGGCGAGTATAGAACAATAAAATATGATAAATATGGAAATTTATTGTGGATAATACATGATTCTAACGGTGTTTATCCCCAATCAATGGCAATTGACAGAAACAATAATATTTTCATAACAGGACATAATCAGGCTTATAAATTTTATAGTGTTGGTTACAATTATTCAGGAATAATGATATGGGGTCTTTTATATCCCCCTGAGTATATAGCATCATATCATGGAGGCATAAAAGTTTTGATTGATAAAAATAATTATCTATATGTATATGGCGGTTCACTTGATTCAGCGATATTATTAAAATATTCAATAAGTACTGGCATTGTAAATCCAAATCAAAATATTGTTCAAGGTTATAAATTACATCAAAATTATCCTAACCCCTTTAACTCCTCAACCATCATCAGCTATTCTTTACCGGCAAAAGGTTACATCCACATTAAAATACATGATTTATTAGGCAAAGAAACTGCTTCGTTAGTTAATGAGAATAAATCAGCCGGTAATTATGAAGTAAAATTCGAAGAACATAATTTATCAACGGGTGTATATTTTTATACGCTTTTTGTGAACGGACAGAAAATGGACATAAAGAAAATGATGGTTATTAAATAAATAGGATGTTCTTTAATAAATTTAAAGAAGAATATGGTAAAATTATAAATAATTAATTAGTTCGGCAAAGTCTTTAATGAATCCATGTTAAAGTGCAAAATGCGTCAAATCTCTTCTCTGCAAAAAATTTCAGTACCTGTTGTCTATATTACTTTTAAAGAAACAACCAATATTTTACTCTTCGGATGGTAACTTTATTTATTACGCAATCCGGCGGTGTAGTTTTTATTTTTCCGTCTATTGACATTATGGAACTTTTTTAATAATTTTATGTTTATATTCATGAACAAATATTTAATAAAATTATGTTAAAACTGTTAGAAGCGATACATCTAAAAACAGCAAAAATCTCTACTTTCTACACTTCACTCACACATTACTAACACTTTACTTACACAATTTTTACACACTTCTTATATACACCTTGTATAGCAGCTTAATAGACCTTATATATGCAAAGCATAAAGTTCAGGAACCTATACCAAATATCAGCATTATTTTTGTTTAAACAATAAACTAAATTGCACTTTCAAAAATTACATTTTATTGTCGTTGAATAGAGGTCTCTTATACGCATTCGCAGCTTACGCATGGTGGGGGTTCTTTCCGCTTTATTGGAAACTGCTAATAAAAGTACCCGCTTTGCAATTGATTGGTCATAGAATTATTTGGTCATTTATTTCTTTGATTTCCGTTTTACTAATCTTAAATCAATGGAATTCATTTCGGAAATCAATTTTTGATTTTAAAATATTCAAAATTTATTTGCTTGCCGCTGTTCTTATCGGCTTGAATTGGTTTATGTATGTTTGGGCAGTGAATGCCGGTTATATTGTCGAAACCAGCCTCGGATATTTCATTAATCCTCTTATAAGTGTGTTGCTCGGTGTTTTATTCTTCAAGGAAAAATTAAAGCTGTGGCAATGGATTCCAATAATTCTTGCGGGCAGCGGAGTTCTATACATGACAATCTCAATTGGGGAGCTGCCGTGGATTGCACTTCTTCTTGCTTTTACATTCGGGTTTTACGGTATGATAAAGAAGATTGCACCTCTCAGCTCTTTACAGGGATTAACACTCGAAACAGTTATTTTACTCCTCCCTGCACTCTTTTATTTAATTCAAGCTGAAAATTCAGGTGTGGGTGCATTCACTCATCAGGGTTTATTTACCGATTTTTTGATTGTCCTCGCTGGAGTTATAACAACCATTCCTCTTCTGCTCTTCGCTTCCGCAGCAAAGAGAATACCCCTTTCATACATCGGCGTTTTGCAGTATATCGCTCCAACAATTCAGTTTTTGCTCGGCGTATTAGTCTTCAAAGAATCTTTCTCTGTTAATCAGTTCATCGGATTCTCTGCCGTATGGATAGCTCTTATAATTTTTGGATTAAACAGTTTCGCGTCCTACAGAGCAAAATCTATATCTCCTCCCGAAATGGATTAAATAATAACTAATTTTTTGATTTAATTATGGAACTGAATTAAGGGTACTAATTTTCCCCCTACATAATTTTATATATTGATTAATCCTTAATATATTGATATTTTAAATGTAACTTAAACAGTAATTATAATACAACATGTTTGTAATTACCGCATAAGTGAAGATTAATCATTAACTTAAATACAGGAGATTAAAATGGAAGAAAACAAAATGGCTAAAGGTCTTATGATGGGATTTTTAGCAGGGGGAATAGTCGGTGCAGTTGTGGCTTTGCTCTATGCACCTAAGGCAGGAAGAGAACTAAGAAACGATATCAGAATCAAGAAGGATGAGTTTATCGACGATACATCCGAATACATGAAGATTGCTAAGTCTAAAGCAAGCGACCTTATTAACGACGGAAAGAAAAAATCCGAACAGATTATTAAGGATGCTAAAGAAAAAGCAAATTCCCTTCTGGATGATGCTAATTCAGTTCTGAGCGATGCAAAAACAAAAGCGACTGAAAAATTCGGCGTCGCTAAGGAAAAAATCACCGTAGAGAGCGAAAGAATTAAAGATGCTTTTAAGGCGGGTGTTGATGCGTACAAGGACGAAAAATCCAAAGGTGTTTAATCTTAAATTTTAAATAATTGACACTCGAAGTCTTAAATATTGTTTCTGTAATTATTCAGATTATTCTTTTTGTCGTTCTTATTTTTGCAGTGTTTGCCTTGTCCGCTTATGTCAAGTCCCTAATGCAAAGGGTCGAGACTCTGCAGGATGAGTTTAACAAGTTCAAAGTCAAGGTTGAACCTTTAATAGATGATACAAAAGTATTAATTCAAAAGGTTAACAAAATCACCGATAAAGTTGACGATAATATTGTTTACTTAAGTAAAGCGGTTGAGAAGGTTAAAACAGCTATTGACGACGTTGTTGATTTCAAAGACAAAATCGTCAGAAAAGTTGAACCGCCTATCGTTGACACTATTACTGCATTCTCGGCAATTGTCAAAGGAATAAAGGTATTCTCGGAGACTTGGAAATCTAAAAGACCCGAGAAGCGTTATATAAAACACGATGATGAACTGCTGTTCGATGCGGGTAACGATAACGATTATGAACTTGAAAAAGAATACGACGATATAAATAAAGAACTGAATGAAGTCAGAAAGAAACTTGAAGAGATGAAGAGAGTATAATCTCTCACACTCTTTATATGTGTTTTATAAGGTTAATTGCTGCAAAGCAATTAACCTTTATTATTTTTAATTTGAATCGATACAGGACAGTGGTCGCTTCCTTGCACATCTGAATGTATGTCAGCTTTGGCTATGTTCTTAACAAAACTGTTTGATACCATAAAATAATCTATTCTCCACCCGACGTTCCTTTCTCTTGCACGCGTTACCATGTCCCAGTATGTGTAGTTCTCCGGCTCCTTGTTGAATTCACGAAATATATCCGTGTAGCCGAGGTTAATAATCTTGTCTATCCATTCCCGTTCCTCGGGCAGGAATCCCGAGTTCGTTTCATTTTGTTTGGGTCTTGCCAAATCAATTTCTTTATGTGCAGTGTTGTAATCTCCTGTTACTATAACACCTTTCCTCGAATAATATTTTCTCTGGAGTAGAAAAAACAGCTCATCGTAAAATCCAAGTTTGTATCTTACTCTCTCAGGTCCTCTCCCTCCGTTCGGGAAATAACAATTAGCCAGCACATAATCCTTAAACTCAAGTATTATGCATCTTCCCTCATCGTCATAATAGTCATTTCCGATTCCAAGCGAAACATTTATCGGTTCCACCCTGGTATAAACCGCAACGCCTGAGTAACCCTTCTTCTTTGCAGAATGAAAATACGATGTGTAACCTTTTATCTCCTTTAGCTCTCCCGGCAGCTGCTCAAAGTGAGCCTTCGTTTCCTGAAGACACAGAATGTCTGGTTTTGCGACTTTCATCCAGTCAAGAAAACCTTTCTTATGAACCGCTCTGAGTCCGTTCACATTCCATGAATATACTGTTGTATTTCTTGTTTTTGCCATTAAACAAGATAATAATTATTATATTCACTTTTTATTCCATTTCTTTTGCAAATTGTTTAATTTATTTTTGATAGATTTAAAATTAATATTCTATTCAGATATGGGTGTCCATAAATTAGATAGTTTCTTTAATCCCCGTAGAATTGCTATTACTGGTGTATCCATTAATCCAAACAGCGTCAGCGGAAAAGTCGTTACGAACCTAGTCGGTAGTGGATTTAAAGGTGTTGTGTATCCCGTGAATCCTGATGCCGAAGCTGTCTTTGGTATTCCTTGCTATAAAAGCTTAAGCAGCTTGCCTAAAACTCCCGACCTCGTCGTAATCTGCAACGCTGCAAAAGAAGTACCCGATATTGTTGAAATGGCGGGTGAATCAGGCGTTAGAAATATTATTATAATGTCCGCAGGTTTCAAAGAAATCGGTGCAGAAGGACGCGAACTCGAGGAAAGAATTAAAACATCTCTTAAAAAGTTTAACGGCTTAAGAATCCTCGGTCCGAATTGTCTCGGGATTATAGTTCCGAGTCTTAATCTTAATGTTAGTTTTGCATCGGGAATTCCTAAGTCTGGTAATATTGCTTTTATTTCTCAATCAGGTGCATTGTGTACTTCTGTCCTTGATTGGGCTATTGAGAAGAAAATAGGATTCTCATACTTTATTTCAATCGGAAACACTCTCGATGTTGATTATTCCGACTTGATAGACTTTATAGGTGAGGACGACAAGACGAAATCTATAGTACTTTATATTGAGTCTGTCAGGCAGGCAAGAAAGTTTATGACTGCTGCTCGTTCGTTCGCTCGTACAAAGCCGATTGTTGCTTATAAAGCAGGTAGATTCCCCGAATCTGCTAAAGTCGCCGCTTCCCATACGGGTGCTATGGCTGCCGAAGATGCTATCTATGATGCTGCTTTTAAAAGAATGGGAGTAACAAGAGTTTTTGATATCGGTGAAATATTTGATGTTGTCGAACTTATAGGACGAAATAGAATTCCAAAAGGTGCGCGGCTGGGTATAGTAACAAATGCCGGCGGTCCGGGTGTTATGGCTGTGGATGCTTTGATAGCCGAAGATGGAATTCTTGCACAACTTAGTGATGAGACTTTTAAAAAGCTAAATGAAAGTCTCCCTCCTTACTGGTCAAAAGGAAATCCTGTCGATGTCCTCGGAGATGCAAACTCTAAAAGAATAGCTAAAGCCGCACAGATTTTGTTTGAAGATAAAACCATTGATGCTGTACTCGTTATTCTCACTCCTCAGGCAATGACTAATCCTGCCGCGGCGGCTTCTGAATTGAGTAAAATTAGTGAAGCTCATAAGAAACCTCTTCTTGCCGCATTCCTCGGAGGAGAAAAGATTAAAGAAGGCGTTAGAATTCTTAATGATAATGGTATCCCTGTTTACTCTACTCCTGAACAGGCAGTTCGTGCATTTATGAAACTCGTTACTTATTCAAGAAACCTTGAACTGCTTTATGAAACACCCGAGGACATAAACGTAAAATTCTCTCCCGACAGGGATAAACTTAGATTTAGTTTTGAATCATTGATACCGGATAAGACAAACATCCTTACAGAAAGTTTATCAAAATCTATTCTTGAAGCTTATGGTATTACTACTTCCAAACCATACAAAGTAACAGCAGTAAGAGACTTGAAAAAATCTGCTGATATCGTCGGTTATCCATTAGTTATGAAAGTAGATTCACAGGATATTTCTCATAAGTCTGATGTCGGTGGAGTTGTACTGAATATTGAAGATTATGAAATGCTGTCGGCAGCTTATGTTAGAATGATGAACAATATTAAGGAAAAATTACCGGACGCAAGAGTTGAAGGTGTTTCACTTCAAAAAATGATTAAGTACAAAGATTCCGTGGAACTTATTCTTGGAATTAAGCGGGATGAGACATTCGGTACCGTTATAATGGTTGGTATGGGTGGAACGGGTGCTGAATTGTTTAAAGACAGGGTTATTGGATTTCCGCCGCTTAACGAAAGTCTCGCTTATAATATGCTTGCATCCCTTAAAATATTTCCATTGCTCAAAGGATACAGAGGCAGTAAGCCCGTAAATCTTGATGTGCTTATAGAAACTCTTATAAGACTTTCATATTTGGCAGCCGATTATCCTGAAATTACCGAACTCGATATTAATCCATTACTTGTACATAGCGAAGGTGCTATAGCCCTTGATGCAAGAGTTGTTGTTGATAAATCTCTGTCTGCTTACGGTGAACATGATTACAGTCATCTCGCTATTAAACCCTATCCTGACGAATATATTAGAAAGATTACATTAAACGACGGAAAGGAAGTTACATTTAGACCTATTAAACCTGAAGATGAACCCATGTGGACTGAACTTCTTGCAAACTGCTCGAAGGAATCTATTTATTCAAGGTTCAGGTTTTTCTTTCAGTGGGATTCGCATGAAGTTGCCGCAAGATACTGTTATATCGACTACGATAGGGAACTTGCAATCGTTGCCGAAATAGTCGAAAATGGAAAAAGAAAACTAATCGGTGTCGGTAGATTAATCGCAGATCCTGATCACGAAAATGTTGAGTATGCAATCCTAATTATGGATTCCTTTCAGAACAGAGACTTAGGCGGACTGCTGACTGACTACTGTTTTGAGATTGCTAAGAAATGGGGCTTGAAGAGGATAGTCGCACAAACAACTTCCGATAACAAGCGTATGATTGCTGTTTTCGAAAAGAGAGGATTCAATATTGATTTTGATCCCCGTTCATCATTAGTCGAAGTTTCAAAACCTTTGGATAATATAAATTAAAAATAATACTTATGAATACTGACTTTAATAAATTCTTCTATCCGAAATCCATAGCCGTTGTTGGAGCTTCTTCAAAAGAAGGAACTCTTGGGTATGAACTGCTTGGTAACTTGCTTAAATTTGGTTATAAAGGTAAACTTTATCCTATTAATCCAAAAGCAGATACTATTCATGATTTGAAATGCTATAAATCATTATCAGACATTAAAGATGTTGTTGACCTCGCAGTAATTATGCTTGGTAAGAATTTAGTCTTACAGGCTATTGATGATTGCAAAGACAAGAATATTGATTCCGTAATAGTGATTACCGCGGGATTTAAAGAAGTAGGTGAAGAGGGTGTTACTCTTGAACAGGATTTGATTTCAAAGGTTAAGAAATACGGTATGCGTTTGGTTGGACCGAATTGCATGGGTATTATTAACACAAAGAATGATGTACTTATGAATGGGACGTTCATAAAAGGAACTCCTGTTGCAGGCGGTATTGGATTTGTCTCGCAAAGCGGAGCTCTTGGAGCAGCCGTATTGAAGATTATTGAAAAGTTTGATATCGGATTCTCTCAGTTCCTTAGTATCGGGAACAAAGCTGACGTTTCGGAAAATGACCTTATTGAATACTGGAAAACTAATAAAGATGTTGGTGTTATTACCGCATATCTTGAATCCTTCTCTGACGCTAAAGAATTTCTGAATATATGCAGGGATGTTACTAAGCATAAACCTGTTATAGCTATAAAAGCAGCAAGAACATCCGCGGGTATGAAGGCTGCCTCGTCTCATACGGGAGCGCTCGCGAGTGCTGACACTATTGCTCAGACGCTTTTTGAACAGTCGGGCGTTATTAGAGTCGATTCCGTTGAAGATATGTTCAATCTTGCTAAAGCTTTTGACAGAGCAAAACTTCCTGAAGGAAATAGAGTTGGTATTCTTACTAATGCAGGCGGTCCGGCAATTCTTACCGTTGATGAAGCTGATAAATGCGGACTCGATGTTGTGAATCTTTCTGAAAACACAAAGAATAAATTAAGAGAAATAGTTCTTCCCGAAGCATCCGTTAACAATCCTGTTGACCTGCTTCCTCCTGCAAATGCTCAGGTTTACGGCAAGGCTACAGAAATTCTTTTAGCAGATGAAAATGTAGATGCTGGTATTTTGATACTTGGTCCACCTCTTATGTTTGATACTGTCGAAATCACAAAATATATTTGCGATGCTGCGAATAAAAGCGGCAAATGTGCTATTGTTGTCGTTATGTCTCAGGATGAAATAATATCTGAAGTTGCAAAAGTTATACCTGTTCATCCTCCTTTATTCAACAGCGCTGAGAAAGCAGCTTGGGCTATAGGTGAAATGCTGAAATACAAAAAGCACAAGGAGGTACCGTATGGAACGATTAAGAAGTTTAATGTTAACAGCAAAGGTGTCAAAAGTATTATTAATAAATACAAAACAGGTAACGTATATCTTGATTTTAATGATGTATATGATATCTTGAATCATTACAAAATGCCTATCGTTGAAACTAAAATTGCTAAAGATGTTCAGCAATCAATCTATGATGCTAATCAAATAGGTTTTCCGGTTGTTGCTAAAGTATTCGGCAGAGAGCTTGTGCATAAATCTGATGTGGGCGGTGTTGCGTTGAATATTCAGGATGAAGAGGAACTTTTAAATGTTGAGAGCAAAATTATTGCCGGATTGAAAGAGAAGGGGATTGATAGCAAGCTCGAAGGATTTATATTACAGCCTTTTACAAAAATTGAAGACGGAGTAGAGACAATACTCGGTGCTTTTGAAGATAAACAGGCAGGTCATTTACTCATGTTTGGTCTCGGAGGTATATTTGTTGAGGTGTTCAAAGATGTTAAATTCAGAGTTGCTCCTCTTAACGATATAGATGCTCAGTCTATGATTAAATCAATTAAGAGCTTCGAGATTCTTAAAGGTATCAGGGGGAAGAAATCAGTTGATATAGAATACATTGAAGAGAATCTTCTTAAGCTTTCTCAGCTTGTTACTGATTTCCCCGAATTTTCTGAGATAGATTTAAATCCGTTTGTGTTTTCACCAAACAGAAATAAGTCGAAAATACTTGATGCAAGAATAAAGCTAAGATAAATTCACTGATATTCTATTTCTTATTAAGAAAGTAATCGTAGGTAGCTCTTGATATTTTTGCTATGATTTCTTCATTGGTTTCCATTGTTTCATAAGAATCTGAGACGAATACTGCTATTGCAAAACTGTTACCGTTCGGTAATGTAATTATTCCGATATCATTTGTTGCACTCGTCATACCATCATTATTTTCAGGTCCCGTGCCTGTTTTATGAGCGATTATCGTTCTCTCAGGCAAAAGTCCCTTTAATCTTTTTGCTCCTGTTTTAGTTTTAGTCATTACGTTCCATAAATATTCATATGTGCTATTTAGTATCTTTTTGTTTTTGAATTTCGAAAGTAATTGTGCAGCTGCCCTTGGTGTTGACCAGTTTCGGTATTGTATATCCCAGCTTTCATGCATTTCTTCTTCTGTAGCAACTACTGAAATATCGTTAATATCAAGTGAAAGTAAAAAATCATTCACAACAGTTGGTCCACCAATAAGCCTGAACAGTAAGTCACATGCAACATTATCGCTTTCAGATACTGCATACTGAATAAGCTCATCTATTGACAACTCGACATTTCCCTCGGGATATTTTTCTCTGAGCGGACTATAATAGGGAAGCAGGTCTTCTTTTCAAATTACAATTTTATCCTTAAGTTGAATCTTTCCCTTTTCAACGAGATTAAGGACTGTCAGGGCAAGATGGTATTTATAAACGCTTTGCATCGGAAATCTCTCTGTACCTTTGATAGATAAAGTGTCAAGACCATCTTCAGAACAGATTGCAACACCTACGACTGCACGTTTACCCGAAATAATTTCATCGATATTTTCCTTCAGAATATCCGTCTGAGAAAAAGCTTTTGACACAGATAGTATCATTACCAGTGTCATTATAATTTTTTTAATCATTATTTTATAAAGAGCATTCGTTTTGTTTGTGTGAATTCGTTTGTTATAAGTTTGTAGAAGTAAACTCCAATATATTTGTTTTTCATTTTCATAGCTTTGAATTGTTTTTATTGCACAAAAATAAATATTTCTGTATTAAGAATCACTGAAAATTAAAAGAAATACTCTACTTTGAATAGAATTAAGTTGCCAGAATAAATATATTTAAGAAAAATTAAGTAATTATGAAAATAGCTAAAGAATTTAGATGGGAAATGGGTCATAGACTTCCGGAGCATACAGGTCTTTGCAGGAATATACACGGTCATTCGTATAGAATGGTTGTTGAGATTTCAGGTGAAGTTCTTCCTAACGGTATGATAATTGACTTTTATGACCTTGGATTAATAGTCAAACCGATACTTTCAAAACTTGACCACTGTTTTCTCGTTTATTCAAAAGATAAGCCGGTTTTAGAATTTCTTAAAAAACACAAGATGAAAATGGTTGTTGTCGAATATCTCGCAACTGTCGAAAATATCTGCTCAGATATTACCGAAAAGATTGCTTTTGAATTTAAGAAACAGAAAGTTAGGAATATTACCGAAATATCGGTTAAGTTATTTGAAACCCCGAATTCTTTTGCTGAAATGAACTTAAAAATGCAGTAATTTGCAGTATCGCGAATTCTGGAAAGAAATTTATTTTTAAGATTTGATTTTTGTATTTCTATATGTTTACTATCAGCTTTCCGGCTCTATGCCACGAAATAATTCCACCTGCAAGGTGAAAAGCCTTTTCGATTCCTGCTTGTTTAAACAATGAAAGAGCATTTTTACTTCTACTCCCACTTCTGCAGTAAATCAAATACCTTCCGTCTTTGTCAAGTTCGTAAACTCGCTTCTTAAACG belongs to Ignavibacteria bacterium and includes:
- a CDS encoding SBBP repeat-containing protein, with translation MNIRLADNHDLVSYFATRRGRLFILFYVIATVTLIYSQPVLAQPHFEWVRNYPMVGQDAALDSAGNIYILGRPETNGVSIIKYNPSGSIIWTKVQPSVNGGYLHAASDKYGNLYFTFFDMNDSYFRLTKYDSSGNYQWTKYYVTGGFNTYPQAIALDTTGNIFLIGNSQTATGSPFILKYNAQGDLLWTASSTINRSGFFAGFVDKPGNIYVTGYCRDSNNYSFDYLTIKFNNAGIQQWAKRYNGPGDDYDIAVSVKADDEGYCYITGSVAIEGHAGTSGTIKYAPNGDTVWTRLYSLDTTDQYGGEYLEIDGDGNVYVTGWGHSLTDFQGEYRTIKYDKYGNLLWIIHDSNGVYPQSMAIDRNNNIFITGHNQAYKFYSVGYNYSGIMIWGLLYPPEYIASYHGGIKVLIDKNNYLYVYGGSLDSAILLKYSISTGIVNPNQNIVQGYKLHQNYPNPFNSSTIISYSLPAKGYIHIKIHDLLGKETASLVNENKSAGNYEVKFEEHNLSTGVYFYTLFVNGQKMDIKKMMVIK
- the rarD gene encoding EamA family transporter RarD, whose amino-acid sequence is MSLNRGLLYAFAAYAWWGFFPLYWKLLIKVPALQLIGHRIIWSFISLISVLLILNQWNSFRKSIFDFKIFKIYLLAAVLIGLNWFMYVWAVNAGYIVETSLGYFINPLISVLLGVLFFKEKLKLWQWIPIILAGSGVLYMTISIGELPWIALLLAFTFGFYGMIKKIAPLSSLQGLTLETVILLLPALFYLIQAENSGVGAFTHQGLFTDFLIVLAGVITTIPLLLFASAAKRIPLSYIGVLQYIAPTIQFLLGVLVFKESFSVNQFIGFSAVWIALIIFGLNSFASYRAKSISPPEMD
- a CDS encoding YtxH domain-containing protein codes for the protein MEENKMAKGLMMGFLAGGIVGAVVALLYAPKAGRELRNDIRIKKDEFIDDTSEYMKIAKSKASDLINDGKKKSEQIIKDAKEKANSLLDDANSVLSDAKTKATEKFGVAKEKITVESERIKDAFKAGVDAYKDEKSKGV
- a CDS encoding exodeoxyribonuclease III; this encodes MAKTRNTTVYSWNVNGLRAVHKKGFLDWMKVAKPDILCLQETKAHFEQLPGELKEIKGYTSYFHSAKKKGYSGVAVYTRVEPINVSLGIGNDYYDDEGRCIILEFKDYVLANCYFPNGGRGPERVRYKLGFYDELFFLLQRKYYSRKGVIVTGDYNTAHKEIDLARPKQNETNSGFLPEEREWIDKIINLGYTDIFREFNKEPENYTYWDMVTRARERNVGWRIDYFMVSNSFVKNIAKADIHSDVQGSDHCPVSIQIKNNKG
- a CDS encoding bifunctional acetate--CoA ligase family protein/GNAT family N-acetyltransferase; translation: MIDLKLIFYSDMGVHKLDSFFNPRRIAITGVSINPNSVSGKVVTNLVGSGFKGVVYPVNPDAEAVFGIPCYKSLSSLPKTPDLVVICNAAKEVPDIVEMAGESGVRNIIIMSAGFKEIGAEGRELEERIKTSLKKFNGLRILGPNCLGIIVPSLNLNVSFASGIPKSGNIAFISQSGALCTSVLDWAIEKKIGFSYFISIGNTLDVDYSDLIDFIGEDDKTKSIVLYIESVRQARKFMTAARSFARTKPIVAYKAGRFPESAKVAASHTGAMAAEDAIYDAAFKRMGVTRVFDIGEIFDVVELIGRNRIPKGARLGIVTNAGGPGVMAVDALIAEDGILAQLSDETFKKLNESLPPYWSKGNPVDVLGDANSKRIAKAAQILFEDKTIDAVLVILTPQAMTNPAAAASELSKISEAHKKPLLAAFLGGEKIKEGVRILNDNGIPVYSTPEQAVRAFMKLVTYSRNLELLYETPEDINVKFSPDRDKLRFSFESLIPDKTNILTESLSKSILEAYGITTSKPYKVTAVRDLKKSADIVGYPLVMKVDSQDISHKSDVGGVVLNIEDYEMLSAAYVRMMNNIKEKLPDARVEGVSLQKMIKYKDSVELILGIKRDETFGTVIMVGMGGTGAELFKDRVIGFPPLNESLAYNMLASLKIFPLLKGYRGSKPVNLDVLIETLIRLSYLAADYPEITELDINPLLVHSEGAIALDARVVVDKSLSAYGEHDYSHLAIKPYPDEYIRKITLNDGKEVTFRPIKPEDEPMWTELLANCSKESIYSRFRFFFQWDSHEVAARYCYIDYDRELAIVAEIVENGKRKLIGVGRLIADPDHENVEYAILIMDSFQNRDLGGLLTDYCFEIAKKWGLKRIVAQTTSDNKRMIAVFEKRGFNIDFDPRSSLVEVSKPLDNIN
- a CDS encoding acetate--CoA ligase family protein → MNTDFNKFFYPKSIAVVGASSKEGTLGYELLGNLLKFGYKGKLYPINPKADTIHDLKCYKSLSDIKDVVDLAVIMLGKNLVLQAIDDCKDKNIDSVIVITAGFKEVGEEGVTLEQDLISKVKKYGMRLVGPNCMGIINTKNDVLMNGTFIKGTPVAGGIGFVSQSGALGAAVLKIIEKFDIGFSQFLSIGNKADVSENDLIEYWKTNKDVGVITAYLESFSDAKEFLNICRDVTKHKPVIAIKAARTSAGMKAASSHTGALASADTIAQTLFEQSGVIRVDSVEDMFNLAKAFDRAKLPEGNRVGILTNAGGPAILTVDEADKCGLDVVNLSENTKNKLREIVLPEASVNNPVDLLPPANAQVYGKATEILLADENVDAGILILGPPLMFDTVEITKYICDAANKSGKCAIVVVMSQDEIISEVAKVIPVHPPLFNSAEKAAWAIGEMLKYKKHKEVPYGTIKKFNVNSKGVKSIINKYKTGNVYLDFNDVYDILNHYKMPIVETKIAKDVQQSIYDANQIGFPVVAKVFGRELVHKSDVGGVALNIQDEEELLNVESKIIAGLKEKGIDSKLEGFILQPFTKIEDGVETILGAFEDKQAGHLLMFGLGGIFVEVFKDVKFRVAPLNDIDAQSMIKSIKSFEILKGIRGKKSVDIEYIEENLLKLSQLVTDFPEFSEIDLNPFVFSPNRNKSKILDARIKLR
- the bla gene encoding class A beta-lactamase, whose translation is MLPYYSPLREKYPEGNVELSIDELIQYAVSESDNVACDLLFRLIGGPTVVNDFLLSLDINDISVVATEEEMHESWDIQYRNWSTPRAAAQLLSKFKNKKILNSTYEYLWNVMTKTKTGAKRLKGLLPERTIIAHKTGTGPENNDGMTSATNDIGIITLPNGNSFAIAVFVSDSYETMETNEEIIAKISRATYDYFLNKK
- a CDS encoding serine hydrolase, encoding MIKKIIMTLVMILSVSKAFSQTDILKENIDEIISGKRAVVGVAICSEDGLDTLSIKGTERFPMQSVYKYHLALTVLNLVEKGKIQLKDKIVI
- a CDS encoding 6-carboxytetrahydropterin synthase, producing MKIAKEFRWEMGHRLPEHTGLCRNIHGHSYRMVVEISGEVLPNGMIIDFYDLGLIVKPILSKLDHCFLVYSKDKPVLEFLKKHKMKMVVVEYLATVENICSDITEKIAFEFKKQKVRNITEISVKLFETPNSFAEMNLKMQ
- a CDS encoding rhodanese-like domain-containing protein, with product MFNFNIFRTNEGNIDVEKFEELIKQNYTVIDVRTPEEYKQSRIDGAMLINFYDPTFKKRVYELDKDGRYLIYCRSGSRSKNALSLFKQAGIEKAFHLAGGIISWHRAGKLIVNI